One genomic segment of Novisyntrophococcus fermenticellae includes these proteins:
- a CDS encoding aminoacetone oxidase family FAD-binding enzyme: MSKSIIIIGGGASGLMASVIAARNGASVTILETNEKPGKKLLASGSGRCNFTNVVQEKQYYRGSDPNYAMGILAQFSMADTLQFFSKLGIYSKNRNGWMYPNSDQASAVLDVLLMEAAYRKVKIKTRETVREISCSGQKWMIKTDTWAYSADAVIITCGSPASNIDGATDSGRIFARQLGIGMLPMLPALTGLRGKSSMYSRWAGIRVQGAATLFLNGRPVKTESGEIQLTDYGISGIPVFQLSRYAVRALEEGCTVLVELDFLPDFTEEQVSYHLEMREENCPYKRLPEQLIGLIPSRLIPIVSPKEADLREVIRNCKHYPVIIKGSSSLQQAQVCSGGILTAELDVHLQSLQHPGLYFAGEVVDIDGACGGYNLQWAWSSGAVAGLHAAKEAL, encoded by the coding sequence ATGAGTAAATCAATCATTATAATCGGCGGCGGTGCCTCAGGGCTTATGGCATCCGTTATAGCCGCAAGAAATGGCGCTTCGGTAACCATACTTGAGACAAATGAGAAACCCGGAAAGAAGCTCCTGGCTTCAGGCAGCGGCAGATGTAATTTTACAAATGTGGTACAGGAAAAGCAGTATTACAGAGGCAGTGATCCAAATTATGCCATGGGAATTCTTGCTCAGTTTTCCATGGCTGATACTCTGCAGTTTTTTTCAAAACTGGGAATCTATTCTAAAAACCGCAACGGATGGATGTATCCGAACAGCGACCAGGCTTCCGCCGTACTGGATGTGCTTTTGATGGAAGCAGCTTATCGTAAAGTAAAGATTAAGACAAGAGAGACCGTCAGAGAAATTTCATGTTCCGGGCAGAAATGGATGATAAAGACGGATACCTGGGCATATTCGGCTGATGCGGTGATTATAACCTGTGGAAGTCCTGCTTCAAACATAGATGGAGCCACGGACTCCGGACGGATATTCGCCCGGCAGCTTGGCATCGGTATGCTGCCTATGCTTCCGGCTCTGACTGGATTAAGAGGAAAGAGCAGTATGTATTCCCGTTGGGCAGGTATACGGGTACAGGGAGCGGCAACGCTGTTTCTAAACGGGAGACCTGTGAAAACCGAATCCGGTGAAATCCAGCTGACAGACTACGGAATTTCGGGAATCCCTGTTTTCCAGCTGAGCCGTTATGCGGTGAGAGCCCTTGAGGAGGGGTGTACGGTATTGGTAGAATTGGATTTTTTACCGGACTTCACAGAAGAGCAAGTTTCCTATCATCTGGAGATGCGGGAAGAAAATTGCCCATACAAACGCCTGCCTGAACAGCTGATTGGTCTTATTCCTTCCAGACTGATTCCGATTGTTTCTCCAAAAGAAGCCGATTTAAGAGAAGTAATCCGGAACTGTAAGCATTATCCCGTAATTATCAAAGGATCTTCTTCACTGCAGCAGGCGCAGGTCTGCTCCGGTGGAATCCTGACGGCTGAACTGGATGTTCATCTCCAGTCACTGCAGCACCCGGGGCTATACTTTGCCGGAGAAGTTGTGGATATAGATGGCGCATGCGGCGGTTATAATCTGCAATGGGCGTGGTCCAGTGGCGCAGTGGCCGGCCTTCATGCAGCAAAGGAGGCGTTATGA
- the mutS gene encoding DNA mismatch repair protein MutS, with protein MMQHYVATKEEYKDCILFYRLGDFYEMFFEDAKTVSEELELTLTGKDCGLDERAPMCGIPYHAAEVYIGRLIEKGYKVAICEQVEDPKQAKGIVKREVIRVVTPGTTMNSQGLDEARNNYIMSVVCIDERFGVSAADISTGECLVTELDKESKLLDEISKFMPSEIICNQTFLVCGIDCEDLKTRLHICVNALEDWYFDDSKCEQVLKEHFKTLSLEGLGLMDYNCGLIASGALFQYLYSTQKSDMPQMTSITPYVTDKYMVIDSSSRRNLELVETMREKQRQGSLLWVLDKTKTAMGSRMLRSFVERPLIDMNEINARLTAVEELNQQAMIRDEIREYLRPVYDLERLISRISYQSANPRDLIAFKTSLEMLPYIKQLLNSFKGGMLGEIQEELDPLEDLYQLIDTSITEEPPLAMKEGGIIREGYDETIDKYRHAKQEGKQWISELETSEREKTGIRNLKIKYNKVFGYYLEVTNSFKDLVPDYYTRKQTLANAERYITPRLKELEDLILGAEDRLYALEYDRFCTIRDTVAGEVLRIQQTAKGIARLDVLASLSLVAGRNNFVRPKLNNHGILDIKGGRHPVVEKMIPNDMFIANDTYLDNQEHRLAVITGPNMAGKSTYMRQTALLVLMAQIGSFVPAREANIGVVDRIFTRVGASDDLASGQSTFMVEMTEVANILRNATPNSLLILDEIGRGTSTFDGLAIAWAVIEHVSDKKLLGAKTLFATHYHELTELEGKVPGVHNYCIAVKEKGDDIVFLRKIVAGGADKSYGIQVARLAGVPENVLSRARELVEQLITSDITATVRDMTGQKKSGPKKTSFDEVDMAQMSLFDTVQDDAIIQEIRNLDLTNLTPMDAMNTLYSIQNKIRNRW; from the coding sequence ATGATGCAGCACTATGTTGCTACGAAAGAAGAATATAAAGATTGTATCTTGTTTTACAGGCTTGGTGATTTTTATGAAATGTTCTTTGAGGATGCCAAAACGGTATCCGAAGAACTGGAACTGACTCTGACAGGAAAAGACTGTGGTCTTGATGAGCGTGCACCTATGTGTGGGATTCCTTATCATGCTGCGGAGGTATATATCGGAAGGCTGATAGAGAAAGGGTATAAGGTTGCTATCTGTGAACAGGTCGAAGACCCAAAGCAGGCAAAGGGAATCGTAAAAAGGGAGGTCATCCGTGTGGTGACTCCCGGTACGACTATGAATTCTCAGGGACTGGATGAGGCCAGAAATAACTACATCATGTCTGTTGTCTGCATCGATGAGCGTTTTGGTGTCTCCGCAGCCGATATTTCCACAGGGGAGTGTCTGGTAACAGAATTAGATAAAGAATCAAAGCTGTTAGATGAGATTTCCAAGTTCATGCCCTCCGAAATCATCTGCAACCAGACATTCCTGGTCTGTGGCATCGATTGTGAAGACCTGAAAACCAGGCTGCACATCTGTGTCAACGCACTGGAAGACTGGTATTTTGACGATTCAAAATGTGAACAGGTATTGAAGGAACACTTTAAAACTCTTTCGCTGGAAGGTCTTGGTCTGATGGATTATAATTGTGGACTCATAGCTTCCGGTGCCTTGTTCCAGTATCTGTACAGCACACAAAAATCCGATATGCCTCAGATGACATCCATTACACCCTATGTGACCGACAAATACATGGTAATCGACAGCTCCAGCAGGAGAAATCTGGAACTGGTAGAAACCATGAGGGAAAAGCAAAGACAAGGTTCTCTGCTCTGGGTTCTGGACAAGACGAAAACTGCCATGGGCAGCCGTATGCTCCGCTCTTTTGTGGAACGGCCTTTGATTGATATGAATGAAATTAATGCCCGGCTGACAGCAGTTGAAGAGCTGAATCAGCAGGCGATGATCCGGGACGAAATCCGGGAATATCTGCGCCCTGTTTATGATTTGGAACGTCTGATCAGCCGGATCAGTTATCAGTCTGCCAACCCAAGAGACCTGATTGCATTTAAAACCTCACTCGAGATGCTTCCCTATATAAAACAGCTTTTGAACTCCTTTAAAGGCGGTATGCTGGGAGAAATCCAGGAGGAGCTGGATCCTCTGGAAGATTTATATCAGTTGATAGATACATCTATTACGGAAGAACCGCCCCTTGCCATGAAGGAAGGCGGTATCATTCGGGAAGGCTATGACGAAACCATCGATAAGTACCGTCATGCAAAGCAGGAGGGTAAGCAGTGGATCAGCGAACTGGAAACCTCAGAGCGGGAGAAGACCGGAATCCGTAACCTTAAAATTAAATATAATAAGGTGTTTGGCTATTATCTGGAAGTAACGAATTCATTTAAAGACTTAGTTCCGGATTATTATACGAGAAAACAGACTCTGGCCAATGCCGAAAGGTATATTACCCCACGCTTAAAAGAACTGGAGGATCTGATCCTGGGAGCTGAGGATCGTCTCTATGCCTTGGAATATGATAGGTTCTGTACAATACGGGATACAGTCGCGGGAGAAGTTCTGCGGATTCAACAGACGGCCAAAGGGATTGCCCGCCTGGATGTACTTGCCTCACTGTCTCTGGTGGCAGGACGTAATAATTTTGTAAGACCGAAATTGAATAACCATGGTATACTTGATATTAAAGGCGGAAGGCATCCGGTAGTTGAAAAAATGATCCCCAACGACATGTTCATTGCCAATGACACCTATCTTGATAATCAGGAACACCGGCTGGCGGTAATCACAGGTCCAAATATGGCCGGGAAATCCACCTATATGAGGCAGACAGCTCTGCTTGTGCTGATGGCCCAGATCGGATCCTTTGTGCCGGCCAGAGAAGCGAATATCGGTGTCGTAGACAGGATCTTCACCCGTGTCGGGGCATCTGACGACCTGGCGAGTGGGCAAAGTACCTTTATGGTAGAAATGACTGAGGTTGCAAATATTTTAAGGAATGCCACCCCCAACAGCCTTTTGATTCTGGACGAAATTGGAAGAGGAACCAGCACTTTTGATGGACTGGCCATTGCATGGGCTGTGATTGAGCATGTTTCAGATAAAAAACTGCTGGGGGCTAAAACACTGTTTGCCACCCATTATCATGAATTGACCGAACTGGAGGGAAAGGTTCCGGGTGTGCATAATTATTGCATCGCCGTGAAGGAAAAGGGGGATGATATCGTATTTCTTCGTAAGATAGTAGCAGGCGGGGCTGATAAAAGCTATGGGATTCAAGTTGCACGCCTTGCCGGTGTTCCGGAAAATGTGCTTTCCCGTGCCAGAGAGTTGGTGGAACAGCTGATTACCTCGGATATCACTGCCACTGTAAGAGACATGACCGGACAGAAAAAAAGCGGACCGAAAAAGACAAGTTTCGATGAAGTCGATATGGCTCAGATGTCCCTGTTTGATACTGTGCAGGATGATGCTATCATACAGGAAATCCGAAATCTGGACCTTACAAATCTGACACCTATGGATGCAATGAATACACTGTACAGCATTCAGAATAAGATCAGAAACAGATGGTAA
- a CDS encoding methionine gamma-lyase family protein, translating into MTIDKAGMYKKLGISKEVLGFGTEIELSLKDRFLKIDEIAEYNQLKVIHAMQEHKVSEACLYESSGYGYNDLGRDTLEEVYATAFGAESALVRPQIACGTHALSVALSGNLRPGDELLSPVGKPYDTLSEVIGIRPSRGSLAEYGVTYRQVDLLPNGTFDYANIKKAVNDKTKLVTIQRSKGYQTRPTFSVTQIGELIQFIKGIKPDIICMVDNCYGEFVETIEPCEVGADLMVGSLIKNPGGGLAPIGGYIAGKEEYVQNAAFRLTSPGLGKEVGATLGVNKSFYQGFFLAPTVTAGALKGAIFAANIYEKLGYTVVPDGREERHDIIQAVTLGSAEAVIAFCRGIQAAAPVDSYVSPEPWAMPGYDCDVIMAAGAFVQGSSIELSADAPIKPPFAVYFQGGLTWQHAKLGILMSLQKLSEAGIVSL; encoded by the coding sequence ATGACAATCGATAAAGCTGGAATGTATAAAAAATTGGGCATCAGTAAAGAAGTACTGGGATTTGGAACGGAAATTGAACTGTCTTTAAAAGACAGGTTTTTAAAAATAGATGAGATTGCAGAATATAATCAACTGAAGGTCATCCACGCTATGCAGGAGCATAAAGTCAGTGAAGCCTGCCTTTATGAATCCAGTGGATATGGATATAATGATCTTGGCCGTGATACGTTAGAGGAGGTCTATGCCACGGCATTTGGAGCTGAATCTGCATTGGTACGCCCCCAGATTGCCTGTGGAACCCATGCCCTGTCGGTTGCACTTTCCGGGAATCTGCGACCGGGAGACGAATTGCTCTCCCCTGTGGGAAAACCTTATGACACGCTTTCAGAGGTCATTGGGATTCGTCCATCCAGAGGCTCTCTTGCAGAATATGGAGTGACCTACCGCCAAGTGGATCTCCTCCCGAACGGCACCTTTGATTATGCCAATATAAAAAAGGCAGTGAACGATAAAACAAAACTGGTAACTATCCAACGCTCTAAAGGTTATCAGACACGTCCCACCTTCTCAGTCACCCAGATTGGGGAACTAATTCAATTTATTAAAGGTATAAAACCGGATATTATCTGTATGGTGGACAACTGCTACGGTGAATTCGTGGAGACAATTGAACCATGTGAGGTGGGCGCAGATCTGATGGTGGGATCATTGATTAAAAATCCGGGCGGCGGGCTTGCTCCAATCGGCGGATATATCGCAGGCAAGGAGGAATATGTACAAAATGCAGCGTTTCGTCTTACCTCTCCGGGACTTGGAAAGGAAGTCGGTGCGACCCTGGGGGTAAACAAGTCCTTTTATCAGGGCTTTTTCCTGGCTCCTACGGTTACGGCCGGAGCATTGAAGGGAGCAATCTTTGCAGCAAATATCTATGAGAAACTGGGATATACGGTAGTACCTGACGGAAGAGAAGAACGTCATGATATCATTCAGGCGGTTACGCTCGGAAGTGCCGAAGCGGTAATTGCTTTTTGCCGGGGGATTCAGGCGGCGGCTCCGGTGGACAGTTATGTGTCACCGGAGCCCTGGGCCATGCCGGGATACGACTGTGATGTGATTATGGCCGCAGGAGCGTTTGTTCAGGGCTCTTCTATAGAGCTCTCTGCGGATGCACCAATTAAACCTCCTTTTGCGGTTTATTTTCAGGGCGGTCTGACCTGGCAGCATGCGAAACTGGGAATATTGATGAGTCTGCAGAAACTGTCGGAGGCAGGAATTGTAAGTCTATGA
- the miaB gene encoding tRNA (N6-isopentenyl adenosine(37)-C2)-methylthiotransferase MiaB has translation MKENILEKINQAPVDEPDRQYYFMELARGLVEEKSKAAGRKLTFCVVTFGCQMNARDSEKLEGILEQVGYMKSEDENSDFVIYNTCTVRENANLRVYGRLGSLNRMKQNNPHMMIGLCGCMMQEPHVIEKLRKSYRFVNLVFGTHNIYKFAELLVQTLVQETMVIDIWKDTDKIVEDLPVDRKYAFKSGVNIMFGCNNFCSYCIVPYVRGRERSRAPKDILKEIELLVADGVKEVMLLGQNVNSYGKNLEDPITFARLLEEIVKIEGLKRVRFMTSHPKDLSDELIEVMGKYPKICNHLHLPLQSGSTKILKVMNRHYTKEQYLKLVEKLRKAVPDISLTTDIIVGFPGETEEDFEETMDVVRQVRFDSAFTFIYSKRSGTPAADMDTQVPDAVIKERFGRLLKEVQKISAEETGRLAGTVQEVLVEGTNDHDPSLVTGRMTNNLLVHFPGDESMIGTFRRVSLDNCKGFYYIGTERR, from the coding sequence ATGAAGGAAAACATATTAGAAAAGATAAATCAGGCTCCGGTCGATGAACCGGACAGACAATATTATTTTATGGAACTGGCCAGAGGGCTGGTTGAAGAGAAGAGCAAAGCTGCGGGGCGGAAACTGACTTTCTGTGTCGTAACTTTTGGCTGCCAGATGAACGCCAGGGATTCTGAAAAGTTGGAAGGAATTCTGGAACAGGTGGGATATATGAAATCAGAGGATGAAAATTCCGACTTTGTGATATACAATACCTGTACTGTTCGGGAGAATGCAAACTTAAGAGTCTATGGACGGCTTGGCAGTCTTAACCGGATGAAACAGAACAATCCGCATATGATGATCGGTTTGTGCGGCTGCATGATGCAGGAACCCCACGTCATTGAAAAACTGAGAAAAAGCTATCGGTTTGTCAATCTGGTTTTTGGAACGCATAATATCTATAAATTTGCGGAACTGCTGGTGCAGACTCTGGTACAGGAGACGATGGTAATTGATATCTGGAAAGACACTGACAAGATTGTTGAGGATTTGCCTGTCGACAGGAAGTACGCATTCAAGTCAGGTGTAAACATCATGTTCGGATGCAATAATTTCTGCAGCTACTGTATCGTACCCTATGTCAGGGGGCGGGAGCGCAGCAGGGCACCTAAGGATATTTTAAAGGAGATTGAGCTTCTGGTTGCCGATGGTGTAAAGGAGGTTATGCTGCTGGGACAAAATGTAAACTCTTATGGAAAGAATCTGGAGGATCCCATAACATTTGCCCGGCTTTTAGAAGAAATTGTAAAAATTGAAGGATTGAAGCGCGTTCGCTTTATGACCTCTCATCCCAAAGATTTATCCGATGAGTTGATTGAAGTGATGGGAAAGTATCCCAAGATCTGCAATCATCTACATCTGCCGTTACAGTCGGGGAGTACGAAAATTTTAAAAGTTATGAACCGGCATTACACAAAGGAACAATACCTGAAGCTTGTGGAAAAACTTCGGAAAGCTGTTCCGGATATTTCTCTGACCACGGACATTATCGTAGGATTTCCGGGCGAGACCGAAGAGGACTTCGAAGAAACCATGGATGTGGTGAGGCAAGTACGTTTTGACAGTGCATTCACCTTTATTTATTCCAAACGTTCCGGCACGCCGGCGGCGGACATGGATACGCAGGTACCGGATGCTGTAATAAAGGAGCGTTTTGGCCGTCTATTAAAGGAAGTGCAGAAAATCTCGGCCGAGGAAACCGGACGTCTTGCGGGTACGGTACAGGAAGTTCTGGTGGAGGGGACGAATGACCACGATCCATCACTTGTTACAGGGCGTATGACGAATAATCTTCTAGTACATTTTCCCGGTGATGAATCGATGATCGGAACTTTCCGCCGGGTTTCCCTGGATAACTGTAAAGGTTTTTACTATATAGGAACGGAGAGAAGATAA
- the miaA gene encoding tRNA (adenosine(37)-N6)-dimethylallyltransferase MiaA, whose translation MKKPLLILTGPTAVGKTGLSIELAKQLNGSIISADSMQVYKYMNIGSAKIRREEMYGIPHYLIDVLEPQEEFHVARFQQMAKDAVKEIYKKGRLPILVGGTGFYIQAFLKDVDFTEDSGQSPLRKELEKKAELEGNYILHQRLKDVDPVSAGGIHPNNVKRVIRALEYYYETGTPISQHNARQMEKESPYRFVYFVLNDERSRLYDRINRRVDQMMEQGLLSEVSRLKEMGCSNQMVSMQGLGYKELLAYLDGVYTLEEAVEIIKRDTRHFAKRQITWFKREKEVIWINKPEFGYDEDRILDAILSIWKEKIS comes from the coding sequence TTGAAAAAGCCATTATTAATACTGACAGGACCCACGGCTGTGGGAAAGACCGGTTTGTCCATAGAACTTGCAAAACAGCTGAATGGTTCCATTATCTCGGCGGATTCTATGCAGGTCTATAAATATATGAACATTGGATCTGCCAAAATTAGAAGAGAAGAGATGTATGGGATCCCTCATTATCTGATTGATGTATTAGAGCCTCAGGAAGAATTTCATGTGGCACGTTTTCAACAGATGGCAAAAGATGCCGTAAAGGAAATCTACAAGAAGGGGAGACTTCCTATCCTGGTGGGAGGAACCGGATTTTATATTCAGGCTTTCCTGAAAGATGTGGATTTTACAGAAGACAGCGGACAGTCACCTCTCCGCAAAGAATTGGAGAAAAAAGCAGAGCTGGAGGGCAACTATATTCTTCATCAAAGGCTCAAAGATGTGGACCCGGTCTCGGCGGGGGGAATCCATCCGAATAATGTAAAGCGTGTTATTCGGGCCTTGGAATATTATTATGAGACCGGAACTCCGATTTCACAGCACAATGCCAGGCAGATGGAAAAGGAATCCCCTTATCGCTTTGTCTATTTTGTGCTGAATGATGAAAGAAGCCGGCTTTATGACCGTATTAACCGAAGGGTGGATCAAATGATGGAACAGGGGCTCTTAAGTGAGGTATCCAGACTAAAAGAGATGGGCTGCAGTAACCAGATGGTTTCCATGCAGGGGTTGGGCTATAAAGAACTGCTGGCTTATCTGGACGGAGTATACACGTTGGAGGAAGCAGTTGAAATCATTAAGAGGGATACCCGCCATTTTGCCAAGCGGCAGATTACCTGGTTCAAGCGGGAAAAGGAAGTTATCTGGATAAATAAACCAGAATTTGGTTACGATGAAGATAGGATACTGGACGCAATACTGTCCATTTGGAAGGAAAAGATATCATGA
- the mutL gene encoding DNA mismatch repair endonuclease MutL — MGTIEVLDKNTIDKIAAGEVVERPASIVKELVENAIDAGATAVTVEIKEGGISFIRITDNGSGIQKDQVRLAFLRHATSKIRSVKDLVHIASLGFRGEALSSIAAVSQVELITKRTEDLTGIRYVIEGSEEKSFEEIGAPDGSTFLIRNLFYNTPARAKFLKTPLTEGNAVSSCVEQMALSNPQISFKYVQNSQIKLHTSGNGNLKELVYHIYGREISKELVEINHSSELIKIRGFLAKPSVSRGNRNFENYYVNGRYVKSNLLSKAIEDGYHGFMMQHKYPFTLLYITLDGERVDVNVHPSKMELRFSNQEELYTQLIHAVKDALLERERIPQVVPGKEETKKRNQTSNLRNTIPEPFEYQRRSSSPEKQKVSASLPYKPDTPAFSSPTAVTAAPTVPGGARKPVLPEIIAETGSYPSPEKPVQNRSESGNKSEQMDLFDNRLLSKEARSSHKIIGQVFDTYWLVQYDDSLYIIDQHAAHEKVLYERMMKGYQDKEITSQYLSPPLIVTLQNQEAELLQKYRDVFASFGFEIEPFGGKEYQISAIPANLYGVASSELFVEILDHLEETGTKTLDVITEKLASMSCKAAVKGNHRLSSVEVEALIDELLTLENPYNCPHGRPTIISMPRYELEKKFKRIV, encoded by the coding sequence ATGGGAACGATTGAAGTACTGGATAAAAATACAATTGATAAAATAGCGGCAGGAGAGGTTGTGGAGCGTCCTGCTTCCATTGTTAAGGAGCTCGTGGAAAATGCCATAGATGCAGGTGCTACAGCAGTTACTGTGGAGATAAAGGAAGGGGGCATCTCTTTTATTCGGATTACCGACAACGGAAGTGGAATTCAAAAAGACCAGGTACGCCTGGCCTTTCTGCGTCATGCCACCAGTAAAATACGCTCCGTGAAAGACCTTGTTCATATTGCATCTCTGGGCTTTCGCGGAGAAGCATTATCCAGCATTGCCGCCGTATCACAGGTAGAACTGATAACAAAAAGGACAGAGGATCTGACAGGTATAAGATATGTAATTGAAGGAAGCGAAGAGAAGTCTTTCGAAGAGATTGGAGCTCCCGACGGTTCCACGTTTCTGATTCGTAACCTCTTTTATAATACACCGGCACGTGCAAAGTTCTTAAAAACCCCTCTGACTGAAGGCAATGCAGTTTCCAGCTGTGTGGAACAGATGGCCCTGTCCAATCCACAGATATCATTTAAGTATGTGCAGAATTCTCAGATTAAATTGCATACCAGCGGTAACGGAAATCTAAAGGAGCTGGTGTATCACATCTACGGAAGGGAAATATCAAAAGAACTGGTTGAAATCAATCACTCTTCTGAACTTATTAAGATCCGTGGATTTCTTGCAAAACCTTCTGTATCCAGAGGAAACCGCAATTTTGAAAATTACTATGTCAATGGCCGTTATGTAAAGAGTAACCTTTTGTCAAAGGCGATTGAGGATGGATATCATGGTTTCATGATGCAGCACAAATACCCCTTTACACTGCTTTATATCACTTTGGATGGAGAACGTGTGGATGTCAATGTTCATCCGTCCAAGATGGAACTTCGCTTCTCGAATCAGGAGGAGCTTTATACGCAACTCATTCATGCGGTTAAAGATGCTTTGCTGGAACGTGAACGGATACCACAGGTAGTCCCGGGAAAAGAAGAAACAAAAAAAAGAAATCAGACAAGCAACCTTAGGAATACCATTCCCGAGCCTTTTGAATATCAGCGCAGATCATCCTCACCGGAGAAGCAGAAAGTGTCTGCGTCGCTCCCATATAAGCCGGACACTCCGGCATTTTCTTCCCCAACTGCGGTAACCGCTGCGCCAACTGTGCCGGGAGGGGCACGCAAGCCGGTACTTCCGGAAATTATAGCTGAAACAGGAAGTTACCCATCCCCAGAAAAACCAGTGCAGAATAGATCTGAATCTGGAAATAAATCAGAACAGATGGATCTGTTCGACAATCGGCTGCTTTCTAAAGAAGCACGCAGTTCTCATAAAATTATCGGCCAGGTCTTTGATACTTACTGGCTGGTCCAGTATGACGACAGCCTTTATATTATTGACCAGCATGCCGCACACGAAAAAGTTCTGTATGAGAGGATGATGAAGGGGTATCAGGACAAGGAGATTACCTCTCAGTATCTAAGTCCGCCTCTGATTGTAACGCTGCAGAATCAGGAAGCGGAGCTGCTTCAAAAATACAGGGATGTTTTCGCCTCGTTCGGGTTTGAAATTGAACCCTTTGGTGGAAAAGAATATCAAATCAGTGCGATTCCTGCGAATCTCTATGGGGTAGCCTCTTCGGAACTGTTCGTTGAGATTTTGGATCATCTGGAGGAAACAGGCACGAAGACACTGGATGTTATTACCGAAAAGTTAGCTTCCATGTCATGCAAGGCAGCGGTGAAGGGAAATCACAGACTATCCAGCGTGGAAGTTGAAGCGTTGATTGACGAACTTCTGACACTGGAAAATCCATACAACTGTCCTCACGGCAGACCCACGATCATATCCATGCCGCGTTATGAACTTGAAAAAAAATTCAAACGAATTGTGTAG
- a CDS encoding M14 family zinc carboxypeptidase: MIALNQRYSYQDILQSMQMISEKFPEFTICRIIGQTHDDRHIPMMRIGLGMETLVCTAGLHGKESVNPVLLLRMIEEYCTAYRENGKIGETDVHHMLNQYSICFIPLVNPDGYEIAMHGYEIIQNPLLRRICRRRNINYQDWKYNARGVDINRNFPSKTYIQQQLQEYPASEQETQALIHIFQDYDTIGYLDFHSRGNIIYYYRQTMPYTYNMRCRHLAKHLQRASGYLLGKKEEEFMSSLNGGNSVHFYSESIGKPAITIETVEDNASYPLSTAYQSDAYQRIHALPLILLQQLKS; this comes from the coding sequence ATGATAGCTTTGAATCAGCGCTATTCTTATCAGGATATTTTACAATCTATGCAGATGATTTCGGAAAAATTTCCTGAATTTACAATCTGCAGAATTATCGGACAAACTCATGATGACCGTCATATTCCTATGATGCGGATAGGTCTTGGCATGGAAACACTTGTGTGTACAGCCGGTCTCCATGGAAAAGAAAGCGTTAACCCGGTCCTTCTTCTTCGGATGATTGAAGAATATTGCACCGCCTATCGGGAAAATGGAAAAATAGGTGAAACTGATGTGCACCATATGCTCAACCAGTATTCCATCTGTTTTATACCTCTGGTGAACCCTGATGGATATGAAATTGCCATGCATGGATATGAAATCATCCAGAATCCGCTGCTCCGCCGGATATGCCGCCGCCGGAATATCAATTATCAGGACTGGAAATACAATGCCAGAGGAGTGGATATCAACCGGAATTTTCCAAGTAAAACTTATATTCAGCAGCAGCTTCAGGAATATCCTGCGAGTGAGCAGGAAACACAGGCATTGATACATATTTTTCAAGATTATGACACAATAGGATATCTGGATTTTCATTCCAGAGGCAACATTATCTATTACTACAGACAGACCATGCCCTATACATATAATATGCGCTGCCGTCATCTGGCCAAACATCTGCAGCGTGCATCCGGATATCTGCTTGGTAAAAAAGAAGAGGAATTTATGTCCAGTCTAAATGGCGGAAATTCGGTTCACTTTTACTCAGAATCTATAGGAAAGCCTGCAATTACCATAGAAACAGTGGAAGACAATGCTTCCTATCCATTGTCAACTGCATATCAAAGCGATGCGTATCAGAGGATACATGCTTTACCCCTGATTCTCTTGCAGCAACTGAAAAGTTAA